A region of Hemiscyllium ocellatum isolate sHemOce1 chromosome 38 unlocalized genomic scaffold, sHemOce1.pat.X.cur. SUPER_38_unloc_7, whole genome shotgun sequence DNA encodes the following proteins:
- the LOC132808794 gene encoding rRNA 2'-O-methyltransferase fibrillarin isoform X1 produces MRPGFSPRGGGRGGFGGRGGFGGRGGRGGGGGRGGFGGRGGRGGGGGDRGGGRGGFWSPGGRGRGGGRGRGGFRGGAKVTVEPHRHEGVFICRGKEDALVTKNMVPGESVYGEKRIGVEEADTKIEYRAWNPFRSKLAAAILGGIDQIHIKPGVKVLYLGAASGTTVSHVSDIVGPEGLVYAVEFSHRSGRDLINVAKKRTNIIPIIEDARHPHKYRMLLGMVDVIFADVAQPDQCRIVALNAHHFLKVGGHFVISIKANCIDSTATPEAVFASEVKKMQQENMKPQEQLTLEPYERDHAVVVGIYRPPAKQKKL; encoded by the exons GGTTTTCTCCGCGTGGCGGTGGAAGGGGCGGTTTCGGAGGCCGAGGTGGTTTCGGGGGCCGAggtgggagaggaggaggaggtggccGTGGCGGTTTCGGAGGCCGaggtgggagaggagggggaggaggtgacCGAGGAGGTGGTCGAG GAGGTTTCTGGTCGCCTGGAGGCAGGGGCCGAGGTGGTGGCAGGGGGAGAGGAGGGTTCCGCGGTGGAGCCAAGGTCACGGTGGAACCACACAGGCATGAGG GGGTATTTATCTGTCGCGGGAAAGAAGATGCTCTGGTGACGAAGAACATGGTTCCAGGGGAGTCTGTGTACGGGGAGAAGAGAATTGGGGTTGAG GAAGCAGACACCAAAATCGAGTACAGAGCCTGGAACCCCTTCCGATCGAAACTCGCAGCCGCCATTCTCGGGGGCATTGACCAGATCCACATCAAGCCTGGAGTGAAAGTCCTGTACCTGGGAGCGGCGTCTGGCACCACGGTCTCCCACGTCTCCGACATTGTGGGACCT GAGGGCTTGGTCTACGCCGTTGAGTTCTCCCACCGGTCTGGCCGTGACCTCATCAACGTGGCCAAGAAGCGCACCAACATCATCCCCATTATTGAGGACGCCAGGCACCCGCACAAGTACCGCATGCTCCTCG GAATGGTGGATGTCATCTTCGCTGATGTGGCGCAGCCTGACCAGTGCAGGATTGTGGCTCTCAAcgcccaccactttctcaaagtgGGCGGTCACTTTGTCATCTCTATTAAG GCAAACTGCATTGACTCCACAGCTACCCCCGAGGCTGTGTTTGCATCAGAGGTGAAGAAGATGCAGCAGGAGAATATGAAACCCCAGGAACAGTTAACGTTGGAGCCATATGAGAGGGATCACGCCGTTGTGGTTGGGATATACAG GCCGCCAGCCAAACAGAAGAAATTATAA
- the LOC132808794 gene encoding rRNA 2'-O-methyltransferase fibrillarin isoform X2, which translates to MRPGGFWSPGGRGRGGGRGRGGFRGGAKVTVEPHRHEGVFICRGKEDALVTKNMVPGESVYGEKRIGVEEADTKIEYRAWNPFRSKLAAAILGGIDQIHIKPGVKVLYLGAASGTTVSHVSDIVGPEGLVYAVEFSHRSGRDLINVAKKRTNIIPIIEDARHPHKYRMLLGMVDVIFADVAQPDQCRIVALNAHHFLKVGGHFVISIKANCIDSTATPEAVFASEVKKMQQENMKPQEQLTLEPYERDHAVVVGIYRPPAKQKKL; encoded by the exons GAGGTTTCTGGTCGCCTGGAGGCAGGGGCCGAGGTGGTGGCAGGGGGAGAGGAGGGTTCCGCGGTGGAGCCAAGGTCACGGTGGAACCACACAGGCATGAGG GGGTATTTATCTGTCGCGGGAAAGAAGATGCTCTGGTGACGAAGAACATGGTTCCAGGGGAGTCTGTGTACGGGGAGAAGAGAATTGGGGTTGAG GAAGCAGACACCAAAATCGAGTACAGAGCCTGGAACCCCTTCCGATCGAAACTCGCAGCCGCCATTCTCGGGGGCATTGACCAGATCCACATCAAGCCTGGAGTGAAAGTCCTGTACCTGGGAGCGGCGTCTGGCACCACGGTCTCCCACGTCTCCGACATTGTGGGACCT GAGGGCTTGGTCTACGCCGTTGAGTTCTCCCACCGGTCTGGCCGTGACCTCATCAACGTGGCCAAGAAGCGCACCAACATCATCCCCATTATTGAGGACGCCAGGCACCCGCACAAGTACCGCATGCTCCTCG GAATGGTGGATGTCATCTTCGCTGATGTGGCGCAGCCTGACCAGTGCAGGATTGTGGCTCTCAAcgcccaccactttctcaaagtgGGCGGTCACTTTGTCATCTCTATTAAG GCAAACTGCATTGACTCCACAGCTACCCCCGAGGCTGTGTTTGCATCAGAGGTGAAGAAGATGCAGCAGGAGAATATGAAACCCCAGGAACAGTTAACGTTGGAGCCATATGAGAGGGATCACGCCGTTGTGGTTGGGATATACAG GCCGCCAGCCAAACAGAAGAAATTATAA